The genomic interval CTTCTTCACTTTCAGTGTGCGTTTCTAAATTTTCAGGTGTTCCCATAATTTGAATCATTTGATTCACATGCTCGATGCTAACAATGGATCCTCCATTGAGATAATCTTTAAAAAGTTCTGCAATCCGGGATTCAATATCCTCCATGATTTCTTTGCATCCTTCAGATCTGGAAAAGTGGATATCAAGTCTCGAAAGATATTGATCTAATTTTAAATAGGCATCTTCATTTACAGAAAACGGATAGCCGCCAATATTAATGTGTTGTATTTTATTCATGGTCATTTTTGTTTTGTAATGATTGATTGACACCTTGTACAAATTGCATCCAGCTTGTGGATAAAATCTGCAATGCTTCCTTTCCGGAATCTGTTATTGTAAAGTATTTTCTAGGTGGACCGGCATTGGATTCTTTCCAATGGTATTCCAAAAGTCCAAAATTTTTTAAGCGGGTTAAAATGGGGTATAAGGTACCTTCAACTACAATCAGATCGGCAGTTTTTAACTTCTGAATAATATCAGAAGGATAGACTGCTTCCTTGCTTGCAATAGATAAAATACACAGATCCAAGACACCCTTTTTCATTTGTGCTATTGAATTTTCTATTTTCATGATACAAAGTTAATACAATAACAAGTACTGTGCAATACATAGTTCTAAGTTATCCAAACTATTTGCTAAATGAAATGATTTTACCTACGAATTGCCTAAAATTCCTGATAAGCCATAATTTTGGACCTAGCATGAATTTAAACCCTACTAAATACCTTTTTGTCATTAATCCTGGTTCTGGAAATCAACAAATGAGAAATTGGAATGAGCTGATTACCAATAATTTAAATGGATCAGATTTTGAAATTCTGATCTCTAAAGACCCTGGACATAGTAAAAGTGTAATCGCTCAATATCAAGATGCCCCAAATTTATGTATTGTTGCAGTGGGTGGGGATGGAACGGTTAGTGCCCTTGCAAAAACTGTTTTTAGCAGAAAAGCGAGTTTGGGAATTATACCAACAGGATCTGGAAATGGATTAGCCCGTCATTTGAAAATTCCCATAGACCCGGCAAAAGCAATCCGTAAACTATCGAAAGGTACCGCGCAAAAAATTGATTTGGTTCAGGTGAATGATCAATATTGTTGTAATACTTGTGGTATCGGTTTTAGTGCATTTGTTACCAAACATTTTGGCAAAGCTGGTAAAAGAGGATTTAGTACCTACTTCAAATTGGCCTTTACATTATACCAAAGTAGTAAGAATTTTGATATTCAAATTAATGAAAAGATATTTCAAAATGTATGGTCTGTTGAGATTGCAAATTCATCTCAAATGGGAAACAATGCAGTAGTCTCTCCATTAGCTTCTGTAAGTGATGGGCTGATGGATATATTAATTATGAGCAAACCCAAATTCTGGCAAATACCAGGTTTAATATTAATGGTCTTTTCAAAAAATATAATGCATTCGAAACTAAGTAGCTTTGTAAGAGCGACGAATGCGAAAATTACTTTGAAAGAAGATTTTGATTATCATATTGATGGAGATTATAAAGGGCAAGCCAATGTTTTTGATTTCAAAGTATTGCCTTCCTCCTTAACTATTATTTTTTAAATAAACGAAGTATGTCAAATTTATTATGGGGTATTGATTTAGGCGGAACTAAAATAGAAGGCGTTGCAATCAATACGTTTCCAAGTTTGCAAATTATTCAAAGAATGCGCGTGCCAACGGAAGCAGATCAGGGTTATGATCATATTTTATCACAGATTAAATTACTCATAGATCAGATCCGTGAAAAAACAGGAAGTAATCCGACGCATTTAGGAATTGGCACACCAGGTATTGTGGATAAGGAAACCCATTTAATTAAAAATAGCAACACCCTTGGATTAATTGGTCGACCGATGAAGGAAGATCTAGAGTCTTTGCTAGGCATTGAAGTGCGAATGGCAAATGATGCTAATTGTTTTGCAATTGCCGAAGCAAATTTAGGTGCAGTTCCGGACATTGTAAAAAATCCAGAAGTTGTGTTTGGTGTCATTATGGGAACTGGTGTAGGTGGTGGTATTGTAGTAAATGGAAAAGTGATTCATGGTAAACATGGAATTGGTGGTGAATGGGGACATAATATATTAGATGATTCAGGAGACGCTTGTTATTGTGGTAAAAAAGGTTGTGTAGAAACTTTTATATCCGGGCCAGCATGTGAACGGTATTATAGTAAAATTAGTGGAGTTAAATTGCCAATGGCCGAAATTTATAAATTGTATTTAATAGATGATCCAAGAGCAAAAGAAACAATGGATCGATTGGTCCATTATTTTGGAAAGGCATTGGCAATTATTATAAATATTATAGATCCGGAAGTCATTGTATTTGGTGGTGGTTTGGGTAATCTGGATGTACTATATAAAGAAGGGAAGGAAGAAGTTCGCAAGTATATTTTTAATTACGAATTAAAAACACATTTTATTAAGCCTAAGTTAGGTGATAGCGCTGGCGTGATCGGTGCGGCGCTACTGTAACAAATAAAATTGGCAGCAGACATTAATTATTCAACCTGAATAAAGTTAAAGTTTTGATAATTATTCTTGTTGATATGCAAGAATGATGATTCTTTTTCGTCTATTAACGAAAAGTAGAAACTAATTTTTAAAACAGATTGTTACTTAAAAAACATTTCTTATGAATATAAAATCCATTTTTCTTATGAGTTTATTTGCTACCTCATTGCAAAGCCAATCTGTAGTGTCTTCTGAAATCAAAGAAGTAAACGTTTATTTGCAAGGTGCTCAAGTGCGCAGGCAAATTGAATTAAAATTAAATCAAGGCTTGCAGGAAATCAGCATCAAAGGGCTCGCACAATTTATAGATCCGAATAGCATACGGGTTATTGGAAGTCCGGATTTTATTATACAAGGAGTACGCCATGAATTAAACTTTATTCAGACTGCCGAAGAGAAGACGCTGGAATTAAAGAAGAAAAGAGAAGGTTTGTTGGATGATGCTGCAAAGTTGAATCAACAATTGTCAATTCTTAAATTTGAAAAAACAAGTTTAGAAAAGAATCAGGTACAAATCATGGGTGTGCCAAATTCAAATCAGAAATTAGAAGATTTGAAAACGCTTATTGATTTTCAAAAATTAAGGTTGCAAGATCTGCTTCCTAAAATATATGAATTGGATAAAAAACATACAATAGTTCAAATTGAAATCGAAAAAGTAAATCGTCAAATTCAAGATTTCGACCAGAATCAAACGCCACCATCTAGTGAAATTGTTTTAAGTATTTTATCCAAAACTGCTGGAGTCCAAAAATTTTCAATATTATATTATGTTTCCAATGCGAGTTGGTCTATGAATTATGATATTCTGGTTAAAGACATTACTTCGCCGCTCGAATTAATTTATAAAGCTACTATTTTTCAAGCCACTGGAGAAGATTGGAAAAATGTAAAACTTAGTCTTTCTACGGCCAATCCTTTTGAAGGAGGCGTTCGACCAGAGTTGAACCCCTGGTATCTAAAAAATCAGCCCCCAATTGTATATACTAAGAATCAACGAGGCGCTCCGAGGGCGCAGAATCAAGCTATGGAAACTATGGCAGATGGAGCTGCTTCTGTAATGGATGTAATTACAGAATCTGAACAAATAACGAGCCGGGTATATAGTATTGATTTACCGTATACCGTTTTATCAAATAATAAACCATTTTTAGTTGAAATTAAAAAAGCATCTGTACCAGCAAAATACACATACTTTGCGGTTCCAAAATTGGATCGCGATGCATTTTTGACTGCAGAGGTTCAAGACTGGGAAGATTTGAACCTAATGGATGGCGAAGCTAATTTATTTTTTGAGGGGAACTATCAAGGAAAGTCATATATAAATACCCAATCCATTAATGATTTTTTGCGCCTTTCATTAGGTCGCGATAAAAATATTACCATCGAACGAAATAAAATCAAAGACTTCTCAAAGAATAAATTTTTATCTGATAAAAAAATTGTCAGTAAAGCATGGGAGATTGTAGTTAAAAATAAAAAGAATAGCCCGATTGATTTGATCGTAGAAGATCAATTACCAATATCTACTCAAAAAGAAATTCTAGTTGAGAAAGAAGATATCTCGGGAGCAGAATATAACGAAGAAACTGGAAAATTAAGATGGGTTTTAAAAGTTGCCGCCGGAGAACAAAAGAAATTAAAAATTAAATATAATGTAGAAAGTCCAAAAGATTATATATTGAATTTGGAATGATTTAATAGTAATTTCTGATAAAGTATAAAAAGTCCCTTTTCTATTTATTATTTAGAAAAGGGACTTTTATTTTAAGGCGAATCAATAAGATAAAATTAAAATTTTAGAAGCCGTTTAGTTCATAATCATTAAAGGCATCGTTTTTTGAGCAGAACCTTGTTGCAATCGCAGATAATAATTACCTGGAGGATAATTTTCGTTTTCAAGATCGTAGCTGTAATTACCGGTTTTTAATTTTCCTTTAAATATAGTTTTTATAATGGTACCTAAAGGATTAATTAATTGTAAAAATGCATATCCATCTAAAGTGGAAATAGAAATGCTCACCCGGTCTGTCATTGGATTAGAACTGGTTTCCAATTTTAATAAGTCATTTAAATTATCCAGATCTGCTATCGCTGTTGTACAATTTGATTTTTTAACAATTGGTAAAGATTGATAATTGCGCAACATGATATCAGTCAATGCAGGATCTTTCACACAAAACCAATCCTGAAGCACAGATGTGTACACAGATCTGAAATCATACTGCATGGGAAGATTGTCGTTTTCATTTACACTATTCGGTATAAATGGATTTGATCCTACAATACCTGCTTGAACATTTTTACCAAATAAAAATAAAGGAGCAGCAGCACCGTGATCGGTACCTCCAGCACCATTAGCGCCACTCATATTATCTTTTATCCGTCGGCCAAATTCGGAAAAGGTCATTCCTAAGACCCGTTCATCAAGGCTCATGGCTTCAAGATCCCGTTGAAAGGATAAAACCGCTTCACTTAAATATTGTAATAAGGTTGCGTGTACACCGCTCGTTTTATTGCCTACAACGACTTGATCAGAATGCGTATCAAATCCATATAAACTGACGAGATATAATCTTGATTTTAAACCGCCTTTTATGACTCTTGCTATAACTTTCAGGGTATCTGCCAAATAATTTCCAGTTGGATATTGTGCTAGATTCGTTCCTTTAAAATAGGCATTTAAAATGGCATCTGCAAAGGATTTTGATTGTCTCCCGATGGTTCTAATAAAATCAAGCTCTTTACCAAAATTTGTATTTGGAGGTGGATCATCAATTCCATTTGGCCAAGCGCCAAAAATATCTGGATTAGATACATTCATTGCCATTTGAGCATTCGGACCCTGGAACAGAAGTGGTAAATTACCGCCAACTTGAACAGCTAACGGATCCGGATTTTTTGTGTTAGGATATCCTAATGGAAATCCAGGATATTCAGTATTTAAATATCTACCTAACCATCCAGTATCCAACACTTGATTTGCATCACTACCGGAAGTCCAAATATCGGTTGACCTAAAATGTGAATAATCAGGATTTGGGTATCCAACCGATTGTACAATGCTCATTTTATTTTCATTATACAAAGTTTGAAATCCTTTTAATGCAGGATGTAAAGCTATTTTAGACTGACCATTTAAAGGCAATAAGGCATTGCTATCAATTGCAACATTGGGTCTTGCAGCGACATATTTGCTATATTGATCTATAGGAATAAGGGTATTTAACCCATCATTTCCACCACCTAAATAGATAAGAACAAGTGCATGATCGGTATCTACACCAGGATTCAACAAAGCATTTAATAAAGAAGGGTTACTATATGCATTAATGGGTAAGCCATTTAATACTGTAGGAACAACGACTCCTGCAGTAGCGGCTTGAAGAAATTTACGTCTTTTCATTTTGAAAAATTGAAAATTTTAGGAATGAAAATAGTTTTATGAATTAATAGATTTGAAGCAACTGAATTTTTTTTCATATTATGATAAATGATATTCAGCCTGACTCAAAATTTCGCGATATAAAGCACTTAAACGAGTTGTAACTGCATTCCGAAGTGCAGGATCATTTGGATTTGCTGCAAATTGTTCCCAGGCCAGAGTCCAATAACTATCATCTGGATATCCACTAATCAAGTTAGATTTAAAATAGTTATAAGATTTATCGGATAATTCATAATTATATAAAAAGCTTACTGAATCTTTGACTAGTTCAATTGCAGATCTTGGATTTGGCATTTGAGCCGCAAAAATTGTGGGATCAATTTTTAAACTTAAATTTAAAAATTCGATTCCTTTTGGACTGTTTACATTTTCAGCAACCCGATTTCTATTCGCTAACGAATCTGCATTAATCCAGATTTCATGAAATTGAGGTTGTTGATACCATGCTTGCCAACCTGCAACAACAGGTGGTTCTCCAACATTTAATCCTTGATAGGCAGATAAAGAAGCAATGGCTCCCCAGGAAACATATTGATTGATTAAAGTTGCATCATTTACAGGAACAGGAAATGCAATTGAAAACTCCCGGCACATACCAACGGCATAATCCAATGGACTTTTTATAACGCATCCTACAGTAGCAATATCATAAAAATGTTGTGAACTAAATAAACGTTCCAATACTTTTTTAATCTCAAAATTTTGTTGTTTGAGATAATCCGCAAGTGGATGAATCACATTGGTTTCAATGGTGTCATCAATTTCATAATAAACAAAAAACCGGTATAACTTTCTACAAATATGACGCGCCGTTTCAATATTGTCGAATAACATGGCTATCAATTCATCTAATTCTTGTTCTCCGGCAGCAAAGAATTTTCCGACGATTACTTTATTATTATAGAATGCCGAAAACTGTTTGATCGAGGTATCATGTTGTGAAAAATCAAAATAGTAACTTAGGGGCATAACAAATGGATTGATGCGATACCCTGTAAGAATTTTAGCCGCGGCTTTTACATCGCCCTCTGTATATTTTGAATCTGGTCCTTTTCCCACCGTAAATAATTCCTGCAATTCTCTTGCATAGTTTTCATCCGGAGCGGTACTGCTGTTTAGATATCCATTTAAATATCTAAGCATGCCTGGATTTATGGATATTAATTTGGCTAAAGTTTTAAAATTACCTAAGCAGTTTTCATGAATCAATTTATAATATTGATGCATAGCCTGCGCTATTTGAATTGTATCTGCCTCAACTGCAAAGTGATTATGCCAGAAAAAGGTCATTTTTTCTGTAATCGTTGGATTTTGTCGAATCATATTTCCAACCCACCATGCTTTTAAAACATCTGTACGCGCTTGATAATATTCAGCCGGTAAAGCTGCATTTATAGGAGCATTTACAAACGATTTGCCAAAAGCAATATCAGGGTCGGGTAGTTGTGCTGTACTATAGATATTTACGGGATCAGCAGGCGTTGGATCCAATGTAAGCAAATCCTTTAATGCATTACTTAGCCCTTGTCCGACCACTTTGACCACATCTTGTTTTTTGACTCCGAAACAGAGCCGCCTCAATAAATGAAGGGCTTGTTTTTGAGTCCAGGGTCCAGTGTAAGGATCTAATGAAGCTGTTGGAGAAAGCATCTGCTCATTTCTTCTCTGCCTCCAAATACTTAGGAATTCGTTCCGGTCCATAAAATTACTTGAAGTTCAAATTTAAGATAATTAGTTAAGTATGGGTCATTATATTTTTGTTAAAAATTTTAAGTTCTTCCAAACGTGCTTAAAATTATTAAATGGTTAATTTTAAGTTTTAAGATCTTTTAGGAGGTAAATGGTTAAAATTCCAAATTTGATTTTAATTGAGAATCTGAACTTCTTGCCGTAAAATTGCGTTTTAATTTCTTAATAAGTCAAATCAGTATTTGCAATGAACAAATGTCTTGTTGTTTTCGTATTGTTAATCTTTATTTCTTGTAAACAAAAAAATATTACCAAAATGGATTTCGTAGGAAATTATAAACTTCATGTGGAGCTTGATGAAAAAACCTTTGATAAAAAAGGCGTTAAAGACAGTGTTTCTCAGGCTTTTTCGAAAGCTAAAGAGGAATTGTCTAAAGTGAAGGATGAAATGGATTTAAAAATGGATACTTCTAAAATGGATACTTCTACGGCTGAAGGCAAGATGGAATTTATCGCAAAATCTTTTGCAAAAACAATGGCTTCCTTTGGAAAAGATTTAGGAGAACTTGGAATTCTCATGGGAGAAGCAGCCGGAGATGTCGCCGTAAAAGCACTCGATATGACAGAAAATTTATTGCAAAATATTAAAATGGATGTCGAGTTGCAGGAAAATGGTAAAATTGTAACAAGTTCTAGTATTATAAATAATATTCAGTTTGTGGGTTCAAATTGGGATGTTCAGAACAATCTTTTTTTATTTAAAGATGAAAATGGGAAGATTCAAAACGAATATACAATATTGGAAAATAGTACGGATCGATTTATATTAGCCCATGATAAATACCGGTTGATTTTTGACCGTATAAAAGTTCAATAAATTTTATAAAACAAGCCATTTTTGTTTGGCAACATTAAAGAATTCTTTTAACACTTGGTTGACTTCCTAAAGTCCATATGTTTTGTCTTTTTTCAACAGCCTGAATCCATAGAATACCAGGTTCTTTACCTTTCGTAAAAGATCCGTATTTGCTGTCTAGATTTAAAGCCAATGCTCCATGATAGTTTGCCCAACGTAATACGTTTTCAAGATTTAGCTTGGCATTAAATTTTAAAATGGTTTTTATTTCTTCAAGTATCGAAAGTTGCCAATTTGAACTTAAGCTATCTGTTCCAATACAAAGTTTGGTTCCTTCTATATTGAAATTAGAATATTCGGGTAAGGTATTTTCGATAAATAAATTGGCATTTGGACAGGTTACAAAGTAGGCGTTAGGATTCCATTTTAGGACATCTTCAAGATGCCGTTTTTTCATTTGTGTATTATGGATAAATAATGTATTTGGAATTGCATCCATACGATCCATTGCATAGTATATTGATTCCTTACCGGTGGCTTGAAATGTATCTAATGAAAAACCAAACGATTCCCAAAAGTCAATAAAACCTCCAGTTTTATTTAAAAACAGTAAATCTTCATCTATCGTTTCCTGATTATGTATGCTAATCGGGAATTTATTTTGTTGATTGCTTTCAATTAATCTTTGAAATAACCGATTAGAAACACTATAGGGAGCATGCGGCACCATAGTTTTTGGAAGATTTCCAAATGCATCAAAGACTTTTTTATAATCTTCAAAAAATTTATCCGCTAAATGTTCTTGTAAAAAATCAAATGCTTCAATAAAACTATGATATAATATCTGACTTTTTGTTTTAGTATCAATGGTATCTGTCTTATTAGAAATATCACCTACGGCTACAATTCCACCATGGTACATTTCAGCATCTGCTTCGGCAATTTTTTCAAGGACTAATTCTTGATCCACTTCCCGATTTTGGACGACCGATTTCAGAAAAGGAATTAATTTGTGGCCGCTTTCAAATTGGCCTTTCAAATGAGACAATTCTAAATGACAATGTGCATTAATAAAACCCGGCATCAGGGCGCCTGGATAATATTCGCATTCCTGAATATTGAATTCTGATTTTGGTCGAAGATCTAAAATTTTTCCGGAATCTTCAACAAGTAAAACCTGGTCTGAAACAAATCCCTGATCACCAGTATGAATTATATCTGCAATTAATTTTCTCAAGGGTAAATAAATATGAGATTAAGGAATTAATTCTAAATTCAACTCCTGCACAATGATACCATTTTTTATACGGGGTTCAAACCAGGTACTTTTGGGAGGTAAAACCATGTGTTCATCGGCTACTTTAATAAAATCGCTTTTTTTAACAGGATAAAATAGGAAACCCAAATGTTGTGAATTTTCAAGTACAAGTTTTGAAATTATTTTCATATTTTTAATGCCTTCTATATGTTGTATTCTGTCATTAGATCGAATATTTTGGATGCCTAACATATCCCGTAGGATGAGTTCATTAAAGATATCAATATCAAATGCAATTCCGTTTTTTTGTTTAAAATATTGTAATACTTCTTTATGCCAGGAAATAACATATTGAAGATCTTTTGTAATTAAAATGAGTTCATTTTTTTTATTGCTTAATCTTGATTTTTTTAATTCCGTTACCAGAGCATATTTACGTAGCATCAGTATGAAATCATTCAGGCTCATTAAATCTAACGCTTTAATAAGTCGATTATATGGCATGATGCTCAATTCATTAAAATCGAATAGCGCACACATGATATAATTCAAACTTCTTTTACTGAGTTCTGGATTTTGTAAAATAAATTTGCAAACAGCAGCCATGCGATGATGGCCATCTGCGATGTAAGCTTTTTTTATTTTAGATTTAAATTCTTTTTGAATTAAAGCAATCCATTTTTTATCTGTAATTTCATAAAACTCATGTATTTGCTGATCTTTTTCAAAGAATATTTTGAAAGTAGCTTTTTGATCATCAAAGGATTTTGTAAGGAGATCTTTAATTTTTTTTTGTTCGTTGTAAGCGATTAAAACGGGTTTTATAATAGCACTCCGGTTTTTCATCAGATTGCTGATGTTTTCTTCTTGTAAGGTGAGCGTGTTTTCATGTTTTTTGATATGACCTTTTAAATAGTCATGGATATCTACAGCTGCTAGAATTCCTTGGTATGTTCTTGTAGCAGATTTAATGCGGTATACAAAAATCGCTTTTTGATCAGATTTAACGTAGATTTCTTCTTTTCTTAAATCCGGAAAGGTATTTTTAACCTGGTCAAAAAAATCTAATGTTTTAGATATTTTTTTGTAATCAGGATGCAGGTATTGAAAAGGTTTAATATTCACTGGAAGGTATTAGATAGCGAAATTAATGCGATTTTTTATATTGCTTAAAGCATTTTCATTAAAGTATTATAAAACCAATGTGAATCGGTTTTTAGTAAGAGCTCAAGTGCATTATCAGCTTTGTGTGCAAAGTCATTTATTTCGGAAACCATTTTTTTAAATTCTTTACTTTTCTCACATTTTTCAGTGCATGCCAAAAGATCATCCAGATCTGCTAAGATAGGATCTAGTTCCTTTTTCTTTCTATGGGAAAGAATTTGTTTAAATACAATGTGTAAATTTTTTTCAGCAAGATAATATTCGCAACGTTCTCCATCCCGACTGTATTTGGAAATTAGGCCCCAATCCAGCAGTGCTCTAAGATTCATATTTACATTCCCTTGTGAAATCTGAAGTTCATTTAAAACTTGTTCAGCAGTCATTGGTTGAGAAGCTACCAACAGTAATGCGTGGATTTGTGCCATGGTCTTATTGATACCCCATTGTGGACCAAGACGGCCCCAGGTTTCAATAAATCTATCTTTACAATCTTTATACTCCAAGTGATTCTTATTAAACTAATAATCATTGAAGAGGTAAAAAGTTTAGTTCTTGACAATAATTATCAAGGCTTATGGTAAAAAGGCAACTTATGAACTTTTGCTTGTATCGTTTTAGTGCCTACTTGAATTTTCAATTCTGTTCCTGTTTTTGAGAAATTAGTAGGTACATATGCCATTCCAATAGGAATATTAAGGGACGGAGATTGAGTACCAGAAGTAACTTCTCCAATTTCATTTCCATTCGTATCTAAAACTTTGTATCCATGTCTTGGAACTCTGCGGTCTTCAACAATAATTGGAACTAATTTTTTTGTAATTCCTTTTTCTTTTTGTTTAAGCATCCAGCTTTTACCTACAAAATCATCTTTATCTAATTTTGTTATCCAGGCTAATCCAGCTTCTAATGGTGAAGTTGTATCATTAATATCATTTCCATATAAACAAAAGCCCATTTCTAATCGCAAGGTATCTCTTGCACCTAAACCTGTTGGTAGTATGTTTGAATCTTTTCCGGCATTCATTATTTCATTCCATAAATGAATAATATCTTTATTATTTGCATATAATTCAAATCCGCCAGAACCTGTGTAACCAGTTGCAGATATTAATACATTATCTACTCCTGCCAAACGGCCTCTTTCAAAATGATAATATTCAATTGCAGCCAAATTTATAGCTGTAAGTTTTTGTAAAATATTTAATGCTTTGGGTCCTTGTACTGCTAATAAACCTGTTTCATCCGAAATGTTTATCATGATAGCATCAAAGGTGTTATGATTTGAAATCCAATCCCAATCTTTTTGAATATTCGAAGCATTTACAACCAATAAATAGGAAGGAAGTTCTTCAGAACCCATTATAATGGGTAATCGATATACTAAAAGATCATCGACAATGCCACCATCGTTATTTGGCATGCAAGAATATTGAGCTTGACCGATTTTTAATTTTGAAACATCATTAGAGGTAATTTTTTGAACGAGATCCAAAGCCTGCGGTCCACGGATAATAAATTCACCCATATGGCTAACATCAAAAATACCTGCATGATTTCTAACGGCATCATGTTCTTCCTTAATGCCTGAATATGTGATTGGCATATTGTAACCTGCAAATTCTGCCATTTTGGCTCCCAAACCAATATGAATTTCTGTAAGTGGTGTATTTTTCATCTAAATTTAAATTTATGAAGTTTTATTTTATTTGAATCCATTTTATTTGATCACTTTGATGAATACTCATTAATACATCATTTCCAGCCGTCATTTTACCAAATATAGTATAACGACCATCGAGATGTGGAGCAGGAGAATGGGTTATAAAAAATTGCACACCTTCTGTATCTGCACCAGCACTTGCCATCCCAATCATTCCGGATTCCTGATAATTCAACAAGCTTATTTCCGTACGGATGGTATAATCTAAGGAACCATATCCATCTCCTCTTGGACAACCTACTTGCACAACAAAATTTGGTACTACTCTATGAAATATTTTTTCATTATAAAAACTATCCTTACATAATTGTATAAAATTAATGACGGAAGCAG from Saprospiraceae bacterium carries:
- a CDS encoding DUF1015 domain-containing protein produces the protein MNIKPFQYLHPDYKKISKTLDFFDQVKNTFPDLRKEEIYVKSDQKAIFVYRIKSATRTYQGILAAVDIHDYLKGHIKKHENTLTLQEENISNLMKNRSAIIKPVLIAYNEQKKIKDLLTKSFDDQKATFKIFFEKDQQIHEFYEITDKKWIALIQKEFKSKIKKAYIADGHHRMAAVCKFILQNPELSKRSLNYIMCALFDFNELSIMPYNRLIKALDLMSLNDFILMLRKYALVTELKKSRLSNKKNELILITKDLQYVISWHKEVLQYFKQKNGIAFDIDIFNELILRDMLGIQNIRSNDRIQHIEGIKNMKIISKLVLENSQHLGFLFYPVKKSDFIKVADEHMVLPPKSTWFEPRIKNGIIVQELNLELIP
- a CDS encoding ArsR family transcriptional regulator; this translates as MEYKDCKDRFIETWGRLGPQWGINKTMAQIHALLLVASQPMTAEQVLNELQISQGNVNMNLRALLDWGLISKYSRDGERCEYYLAEKNLHIVFKQILSHRKKKELDPILADLDDLLACTEKCEKSKEFKKMVSEINDFAHKADNALELLLKTDSHWFYNTLMKML
- the gcvT gene encoding glycine cleavage system aminomethyltransferase GcvT; the encoded protein is MKNTPLTEIHIGLGAKMAEFAGYNMPITYSGIKEEHDAVRNHAGIFDVSHMGEFIIRGPQALDLVQKITSNDVSKLKIGQAQYSCMPNNDGGIVDDLLVYRLPIIMGSEELPSYLLVVNASNIQKDWDWISNHNTFDAIMINISDETGLLAVQGPKALNILQKLTAINLAAIEYYHFERGRLAGVDNVLISATGYTGSGGFELYANNKDIIHLWNEIMNAGKDSNILPTGLGARDTLRLEMGFCLYGNDINDTTSPLEAGLAWITKLDKDDFVGKSWMLKQKEKGITKKLVPIIVEDRRVPRHGYKVLDTNGNEIGEVTSGTQSPSLNIPIGMAYVPTNFSKTGTELKIQVGTKTIQAKVHKLPFYHKP